One segment of Primulina tabacum isolate GXHZ01 chromosome 6, ASM2559414v2, whole genome shotgun sequence DNA contains the following:
- the LOC142548478 gene encoding uncharacterized protein LOC142548478 isoform X2: protein MRYVEMINMLFEDIPWEFPPFVLKANMERKGDISDYRSKLDNTLASPDLTNDETIKTLLKNQILESSYLQFEEYLDNAVERKSKEVSDFLEMLRSATKSSSKDLNRGWKVKEETEEFRVMYREGPEGTPFHSLLVEGYVDGPLDVCLCISWESGLYQKWLPQISIPTFKVVSSQCLRRIRTSENISLVRMKVPWPLSSREALLHGFTFEYFEDGLIVVLLNSISDSETIDIRTHGFTRDGIPDAQDVVRIDLVGGFALQKVTADRSFFRTIANMDIKLDFVPPALINFISRQLLGSGFKLYKKEVAAVSQGDEKFLEALRDPLYCRIREALFMGNTLYESPEQENLKQSMSIELRQQGTKELELNHSESNNGRDDSVIASEYVVSVGRNTSDEIEELDENDTKGSKLLLNNVEKLCDDSSSELTERADKEIVTGQELEQISITTHEIAETLKTKNAIVSQEVEQALGTLEKIIYMYRETNGNQGIFHPKIHTRVNLEKCDVEESLGSEADRMCRKSENCESSRTGPTETTSQELRNSSDHHASRLEESTHYSKGTNHSHNAPASQDKSSSHAKHVASGSFMDQRTESPFREKTTENHAVNASANNTNGHVKTKTRNEKYRYCCFNSISGN from the exons ATGAGATATGTAGAGATGATCAATATGCTGTTTGAAG ATATTCCGTGGGAGTTTCCCCCTTTTGTTTTGAAAGCAAATATGGAGAGGAAAGGTGATATATCTGATTATAGAAGCAAACTGGATAACACCTTGGCATCTCCTGACTTGacaaatgatgagacaattaaGACCCTTCTGAAGAATCAAATTTTAGAGTCATCATATTTGCAGTTTGAAG AATACCTAGATAATGCGGTGGAAAGAAAAAGCAAGGAAGTTTCCGACTTCCTAGAAATGTTGAGAAGTGCAACAAAATCAAGCAGCAAGGATTTAAATCGTGGTTGGAAA GTAAAAGAAGAAACAGAAGAATTTCGAGTTATGTATCGAGAAGGACCAGAGGGCACTCCATTCCATTCACTGCTTGTTGAAGGCTATGTGGATGGACCTCTCGATGTTT GTCTCTGTATTTCATGGGAGTCAGGTCTCTATCAAAAATG GTTGCCTCAAATTTCAATTCCAACATTCAAAGTCGTCTCATCCCAATGTTTACGAAGAATCAGAACCAGTGAAAACATATCATTGGTGAG GATGAAGGTTCCGTGGCCGCTTTCCAGTAGAGAGGCTTTACTACATGGTTTTACATTTGAGTATTTTGAGGATGGTCTAATCGTGGTGCTTTTGAACTCT ATATCTGACTCAGAGACTATTGATATACGTACTCATGGGTTCACTCGAGACGGGATACCTGACGCACAGGATGTAGTAAGAATAGACTTGGTGGGAGGTTTTGCTTTACAGAAAGTTACCGCAGATAGAAGCTTCTTCAG GACAATTGCAAACATGGATATCAAGTTGGACTTCGTTCCTCCAGCATTAATCAATTTTATCTCGAGGCAGCTTTTAGGTAGTGGTTTTAAGCTCTATAAAAAG GAAGTTGCTGCTGTTTCTCAAGGTGATGAAAAATTTCTTGAGGCCTTGAGAGACCCCTTGTACTGTCGTATCCGTGAGGCTCTTTTTATGGGAAATACATTGTATGAATCCCCCGAACAAGAAAATCTGAAACAAAGCATGTCCATTGAGCTTAGACAACAAGGGACAAAAGAATTGGAACTTAATCATTCTGAGTCGAATAATGGTCGTGATGACTCTGTTATTGCCTCAGAGTATGTAGTGAGTGTAGGTCGAAATACAAGTGATGAAATTGAGGAGTTAGATGAAAATGATACTAAAGGAAGCAAATTATTACTCAATAATGTTGAGAAATTGTGTGATGATTCAAGTAGTGAACTTACAGAAAGGGCTGACAAGGAAATCGTTACAGGCCAAGAGCTAGAACAAATTTCAATAACCACCCATGAAATTGCAGAAACTTTAAAGACGAAGAATGCGATTGTCAGTCAAGAGGTTGAACAAGCTCTCGGAACATTGGAAAAGATCATTTACATGTATCGGGAGACTAATGGTAACCAGGGAATCTTTCATCCCAAAATCCATACAAGAGTTAATTTAGAAAAATGTGATGTGGAAGAATCTCTGGGCTCTGAAGCTGATCGGATGTGCAGAAAAAGCGAAAATTGTGAATCCTCAAGAACAGGACCAACAGAAACGACCTCACAAGAACTCAGAAACAGCTCTGACCATCATGCTTCCAG GCTTGAAGAGTCCACACATTACTCAAAGGGAACAAACCATAGCCACAATGCACCAGCTTCACAGGATAAATCCTCCTCTCACGCCAAGCATGTTGCTTCAGGCTCCTTTATGGACCAGAGAACTGAATCGCCATTCCGTGAGAAGACGACAGAGAATCATGCCGTGAATGCTAGTGCAAACAACACTAATGGACATGTCAAGACTAAAACAAGAAATGAGAAATATCGGTATTGTTGCTTCAATTCTATTTCTGGGAACTAA
- the LOC142548478 gene encoding uncharacterized protein LOC142548478 isoform X1, with protein sequence MRYVEMINMLFEDIPWEFPPFVLKANMERKGDISDYRSKLDNTLASPDLTNDETIKTLLKNQILESSYLQFEVTLLSEYLDNAVERKSKEVSDFLEMLRSATKSSSKDLNRGWKVKEETEEFRVMYREGPEGTPFHSLLVEGYVDGPLDVCLCISWESGLYQKWLPQISIPTFKVVSSQCLRRIRTSENISLVRMKVPWPLSSREALLHGFTFEYFEDGLIVVLLNSISDSETIDIRTHGFTRDGIPDAQDVVRIDLVGGFALQKVTADRSFFRTIANMDIKLDFVPPALINFISRQLLGSGFKLYKKEVAAVSQGDEKFLEALRDPLYCRIREALFMGNTLYESPEQENLKQSMSIELRQQGTKELELNHSESNNGRDDSVIASEYVVSVGRNTSDEIEELDENDTKGSKLLLNNVEKLCDDSSSELTERADKEIVTGQELEQISITTHEIAETLKTKNAIVSQEVEQALGTLEKIIYMYRETNGNQGIFHPKIHTRVNLEKCDVEESLGSEADRMCRKSENCESSRTGPTETTSQELRNSSDHHASRLEESTHYSKGTNHSHNAPASQDKSSSHAKHVASGSFMDQRTESPFREKTTENHAVNASANNTNGHVKTKTRNEKYRYCCFNSISGN encoded by the exons ATGAGATATGTAGAGATGATCAATATGCTGTTTGAAG ATATTCCGTGGGAGTTTCCCCCTTTTGTTTTGAAAGCAAATATGGAGAGGAAAGGTGATATATCTGATTATAGAAGCAAACTGGATAACACCTTGGCATCTCCTGACTTGacaaatgatgagacaattaaGACCCTTCTGAAGAATCAAATTTTAGAGTCATCATATTTGCAGTTTGAAG TTACATTACTTTCAGAATACCTAGATAATGCGGTGGAAAGAAAAAGCAAGGAAGTTTCCGACTTCCTAGAAATGTTGAGAAGTGCAACAAAATCAAGCAGCAAGGATTTAAATCGTGGTTGGAAA GTAAAAGAAGAAACAGAAGAATTTCGAGTTATGTATCGAGAAGGACCAGAGGGCACTCCATTCCATTCACTGCTTGTTGAAGGCTATGTGGATGGACCTCTCGATGTTT GTCTCTGTATTTCATGGGAGTCAGGTCTCTATCAAAAATG GTTGCCTCAAATTTCAATTCCAACATTCAAAGTCGTCTCATCCCAATGTTTACGAAGAATCAGAACCAGTGAAAACATATCATTGGTGAG GATGAAGGTTCCGTGGCCGCTTTCCAGTAGAGAGGCTTTACTACATGGTTTTACATTTGAGTATTTTGAGGATGGTCTAATCGTGGTGCTTTTGAACTCT ATATCTGACTCAGAGACTATTGATATACGTACTCATGGGTTCACTCGAGACGGGATACCTGACGCACAGGATGTAGTAAGAATAGACTTGGTGGGAGGTTTTGCTTTACAGAAAGTTACCGCAGATAGAAGCTTCTTCAG GACAATTGCAAACATGGATATCAAGTTGGACTTCGTTCCTCCAGCATTAATCAATTTTATCTCGAGGCAGCTTTTAGGTAGTGGTTTTAAGCTCTATAAAAAG GAAGTTGCTGCTGTTTCTCAAGGTGATGAAAAATTTCTTGAGGCCTTGAGAGACCCCTTGTACTGTCGTATCCGTGAGGCTCTTTTTATGGGAAATACATTGTATGAATCCCCCGAACAAGAAAATCTGAAACAAAGCATGTCCATTGAGCTTAGACAACAAGGGACAAAAGAATTGGAACTTAATCATTCTGAGTCGAATAATGGTCGTGATGACTCTGTTATTGCCTCAGAGTATGTAGTGAGTGTAGGTCGAAATACAAGTGATGAAATTGAGGAGTTAGATGAAAATGATACTAAAGGAAGCAAATTATTACTCAATAATGTTGAGAAATTGTGTGATGATTCAAGTAGTGAACTTACAGAAAGGGCTGACAAGGAAATCGTTACAGGCCAAGAGCTAGAACAAATTTCAATAACCACCCATGAAATTGCAGAAACTTTAAAGACGAAGAATGCGATTGTCAGTCAAGAGGTTGAACAAGCTCTCGGAACATTGGAAAAGATCATTTACATGTATCGGGAGACTAATGGTAACCAGGGAATCTTTCATCCCAAAATCCATACAAGAGTTAATTTAGAAAAATGTGATGTGGAAGAATCTCTGGGCTCTGAAGCTGATCGGATGTGCAGAAAAAGCGAAAATTGTGAATCCTCAAGAACAGGACCAACAGAAACGACCTCACAAGAACTCAGAAACAGCTCTGACCATCATGCTTCCAG GCTTGAAGAGTCCACACATTACTCAAAGGGAACAAACCATAGCCACAATGCACCAGCTTCACAGGATAAATCCTCCTCTCACGCCAAGCATGTTGCTTCAGGCTCCTTTATGGACCAGAGAACTGAATCGCCATTCCGTGAGAAGACGACAGAGAATCATGCCGTGAATGCTAGTGCAAACAACACTAATGGACATGTCAAGACTAAAACAAGAAATGAGAAATATCGGTATTGTTGCTTCAATTCTATTTCTGGGAACTAA
- the LOC142548478 gene encoding uncharacterized protein LOC142548478 isoform X3 encodes MERKGDISDYRSKLDNTLASPDLTNDETIKTLLKNQILESSYLQFEVTLLSEYLDNAVERKSKEVSDFLEMLRSATKSSSKDLNRGWKVKEETEEFRVMYREGPEGTPFHSLLVEGYVDGPLDVCLCISWESGLYQKWLPQISIPTFKVVSSQCLRRIRTSENISLVRMKVPWPLSSREALLHGFTFEYFEDGLIVVLLNSISDSETIDIRTHGFTRDGIPDAQDVVRIDLVGGFALQKVTADRSFFRTIANMDIKLDFVPPALINFISRQLLGSGFKLYKKEVAAVSQGDEKFLEALRDPLYCRIREALFMGNTLYESPEQENLKQSMSIELRQQGTKELELNHSESNNGRDDSVIASEYVVSVGRNTSDEIEELDENDTKGSKLLLNNVEKLCDDSSSELTERADKEIVTGQELEQISITTHEIAETLKTKNAIVSQEVEQALGTLEKIIYMYRETNGNQGIFHPKIHTRVNLEKCDVEESLGSEADRMCRKSENCESSRTGPTETTSQELRNSSDHHASRLEESTHYSKGTNHSHNAPASQDKSSSHAKHVASGSFMDQRTESPFREKTTENHAVNASANNTNGHVKTKTRNEKYRYCCFNSISGN; translated from the exons ATGGAGAGGAAAGGTGATATATCTGATTATAGAAGCAAACTGGATAACACCTTGGCATCTCCTGACTTGacaaatgatgagacaattaaGACCCTTCTGAAGAATCAAATTTTAGAGTCATCATATTTGCAGTTTGAAG TTACATTACTTTCAGAATACCTAGATAATGCGGTGGAAAGAAAAAGCAAGGAAGTTTCCGACTTCCTAGAAATGTTGAGAAGTGCAACAAAATCAAGCAGCAAGGATTTAAATCGTGGTTGGAAA GTAAAAGAAGAAACAGAAGAATTTCGAGTTATGTATCGAGAAGGACCAGAGGGCACTCCATTCCATTCACTGCTTGTTGAAGGCTATGTGGATGGACCTCTCGATGTTT GTCTCTGTATTTCATGGGAGTCAGGTCTCTATCAAAAATG GTTGCCTCAAATTTCAATTCCAACATTCAAAGTCGTCTCATCCCAATGTTTACGAAGAATCAGAACCAGTGAAAACATATCATTGGTGAG GATGAAGGTTCCGTGGCCGCTTTCCAGTAGAGAGGCTTTACTACATGGTTTTACATTTGAGTATTTTGAGGATGGTCTAATCGTGGTGCTTTTGAACTCT ATATCTGACTCAGAGACTATTGATATACGTACTCATGGGTTCACTCGAGACGGGATACCTGACGCACAGGATGTAGTAAGAATAGACTTGGTGGGAGGTTTTGCTTTACAGAAAGTTACCGCAGATAGAAGCTTCTTCAG GACAATTGCAAACATGGATATCAAGTTGGACTTCGTTCCTCCAGCATTAATCAATTTTATCTCGAGGCAGCTTTTAGGTAGTGGTTTTAAGCTCTATAAAAAG GAAGTTGCTGCTGTTTCTCAAGGTGATGAAAAATTTCTTGAGGCCTTGAGAGACCCCTTGTACTGTCGTATCCGTGAGGCTCTTTTTATGGGAAATACATTGTATGAATCCCCCGAACAAGAAAATCTGAAACAAAGCATGTCCATTGAGCTTAGACAACAAGGGACAAAAGAATTGGAACTTAATCATTCTGAGTCGAATAATGGTCGTGATGACTCTGTTATTGCCTCAGAGTATGTAGTGAGTGTAGGTCGAAATACAAGTGATGAAATTGAGGAGTTAGATGAAAATGATACTAAAGGAAGCAAATTATTACTCAATAATGTTGAGAAATTGTGTGATGATTCAAGTAGTGAACTTACAGAAAGGGCTGACAAGGAAATCGTTACAGGCCAAGAGCTAGAACAAATTTCAATAACCACCCATGAAATTGCAGAAACTTTAAAGACGAAGAATGCGATTGTCAGTCAAGAGGTTGAACAAGCTCTCGGAACATTGGAAAAGATCATTTACATGTATCGGGAGACTAATGGTAACCAGGGAATCTTTCATCCCAAAATCCATACAAGAGTTAATTTAGAAAAATGTGATGTGGAAGAATCTCTGGGCTCTGAAGCTGATCGGATGTGCAGAAAAAGCGAAAATTGTGAATCCTCAAGAACAGGACCAACAGAAACGACCTCACAAGAACTCAGAAACAGCTCTGACCATCATGCTTCCAG GCTTGAAGAGTCCACACATTACTCAAAGGGAACAAACCATAGCCACAATGCACCAGCTTCACAGGATAAATCCTCCTCTCACGCCAAGCATGTTGCTTCAGGCTCCTTTATGGACCAGAGAACTGAATCGCCATTCCGTGAGAAGACGACAGAGAATCATGCCGTGAATGCTAGTGCAAACAACACTAATGGACATGTCAAGACTAAAACAAGAAATGAGAAATATCGGTATTGTTGCTTCAATTCTATTTCTGGGAACTAA
- the LOC142548482 gene encoding sucrose-phosphatase 2-like: MPPYLTLQLFRFPPSANIPISSPFFIARFSSTTVTASAAVTQIEPNLRISMDRLSGAARLMIVSDLDHTMVDHHDPENLSLLRFNGLWESNYRENSLLVFSTGRSPTLYKELRKEKPLLTPDITILSVGTEITYGNSMVPDEGWVEFLNHKWDRNIVSEETKKFSELKLQSETEQRLHKVSFYVQKDKVQEIMKALSMRLEERGLDVKIIYSGGIDLDILPRGAGKGQALAYLLKNFKSEGKTPDNTLVCGDSGNDAELFSIPDVHGVMVSNAQEELLQWHAANAKDNSKIIHATERCAAGIIQAIGHFNLGPSTSPRDDTDLSSSKMENFDPAYEVVKFYMFYERWRRAEVQSSELYLANLKAVCSPSGVFIHPSGIEQSLHDCVNLLKTCYGDKQGKNFRVWVDQVLPVQIGSDSWLVKFKKWEQFGEERKSCLTTVLLSSKDMSVAQGLTWMHVHQTWFDGEGQKDNSNWLF, from the exons ATGCCACCATATCTCACACTTCAGTTGTTCCGCTTTCCTCCCTCTGCGAATATTCCAATTTCGTCGCCTTTCTTCATCGCTCGCTTCTCTTCCACCACCGTCACCGCATCCGCGGCTGTTACTCAG ATTGAACCTAACCTTAGGATAAGCATGGACAGGCTATCTGGTGCTGCACGTCTCATGATTGTCTCAGATCTTGACCATACGATG GTTGACCATCATGATCCCGAGAACCTCTCGCTTCTTAGATTCAATGGCTTGTGGGAATCCAATTATCGTGAAAATTCCTTGTTGGTGTTTTCAACTGGAAGGTCACCCACACTATACAAGGAGCTAAGGAAAGAGAAGCCGCTGCTAACCCCTGATATCACAATATTGTCAGTTGGAACAGAAATAACATATGGAAACTCTATGGTACCAGATGAAGGCTGGGTTgaattcttaaatcataaatgggACAGAAACATTGTATCTGAAGAGACCAAAAAATTTTCTGAACTTAAACTTCAG TCGGAAACAGAGCAACGGTTACACAAAGTAAGCTTTTATGTTCAGAAAGACAAGGTTCAGGAGATTATGAAGGCTCTTTCAATGCGCTTGGAAGAACGTGGG TTGGATGTCAAAATTATTTATAGTGGGGGAATAGACCTCGACATATTGCCACGAGGTGCTGGCAAAGGGCAGGCACTTGCTTATTTGCTCAAAAACTTCAAGTCTGAGGGGAAAACGCCAGACAATACACTTGTTTGTGGCGACTCTGGAAATGATGCTGAACTCTTTAGCATTCCAGACGTACATGGTGTCATG GTCAGTAATGCCCAGGAAGAATTATTGCAGTGGCATGCTGCCAATGCAAAGGATAATTCTAAAATAATACATGCAACGGAGAGATGTGCGGCTGGTATTATACAAGCTATTGGTCATTTTAACCTTGGTCCAAGTACATCTCCCAGAGATGATACGGATCTGTCCAGCTCTAAGATGGAGAACTTTGATCCTGCTTATGAAGTTGTgaaattttacatgttttatgaGAGATGGAGACGTGCTGAAGTTCAAAGTTCGGAGCTGTATTTGGCAAATCTGAAAGCTGTTTGT TCACCATCCGGGGTTTTCATCCATCCATCTGGCATCGAGCAATCTCTTCATGACTGTGTAAACTTGCTTAAAACGTGTTACGGTGATAAACAAGGGAAAAATTTCCGGGTTTGGGTTGATCAGGTTTTACCCGTACAGATTGGTTCAGACTCGTGGCTtgtcaaattcaagaaatgggAGCAATTTG GCGAAGAGCGAAAAAGTTGTCTTACCACTGTTTTGTTGAGCTCTAAG GATATGAGTGTTGCACAAGGGCTCACTTGGATGCATGTCCACCAGACATGGTTTGATGGGGAAGGGCAAAAAGATAATTCAAACTGGCTATTCTAG